In the Bradyrhizobium guangzhouense genome, one interval contains:
- a CDS encoding amino acid--[acyl-carrier-protein] ligase — MNIAVLPDSPETAPQVVDPLDHLAEKLFHRMGSDGVYARTALYEGIVEKLAALITSNREAGTEVMRFPPVMSRAQLEKSGYLKSFPNLLGCVCGLHGTEREINAAVSRFDAGGDWTTSLSPADLVLSPAACYPVYPIAASRGPLPKGGLRFDVAADCFRREPSKHLDRLQSFRMREYVCIGTPDDVADFRERWMVRAQKIATDLGLSFRVDYASDPFFGRVGQMKAVSQKQQQLKFELLIPLRSEEQPTACMSFNYHREHFGTTWGIQDANGEPAHTGCVAFGMDRLAVAMFHTHGTDLSAWPAKVRDILGLQPQVAADAHGEGWR, encoded by the coding sequence ATGAACATTGCCGTCCTCCCCGACTCACCCGAGACTGCGCCGCAGGTCGTCGATCCGCTCGATCATCTCGCCGAGAAGCTGTTCCACCGCATGGGCTCCGACGGCGTCTATGCGCGCACGGCGCTCTATGAGGGTATCGTCGAGAAGCTCGCCGCGCTGATCACCAGCAATCGCGAAGCCGGCACCGAGGTGATGCGCTTTCCGCCGGTGATGAGCCGCGCGCAGCTCGAAAAATCGGGCTATCTCAAGAGCTTTCCCAATCTTCTCGGCTGCGTCTGCGGCCTGCACGGCACCGAGCGCGAGATCAACGCCGCGGTGAGCCGCTTCGATGCCGGCGGTGACTGGACCACCTCGCTCTCGCCTGCCGACCTCGTCCTGTCGCCAGCCGCCTGCTATCCCGTCTACCCGATCGCCGCGAGCCGCGGACCTTTGCCCAAGGGCGGCCTGCGCTTCGATGTCGCGGCCGATTGCTTCCGCCGCGAGCCGTCAAAGCATCTCGACCGGCTGCAATCGTTCCGGATGCGCGAATATGTCTGCATCGGCACGCCCGATGACGTCGCCGATTTCCGCGAGCGCTGGATGGTGCGCGCGCAGAAGATCGCGACCGATCTCGGCCTCTCCTTCCGCGTCGACTACGCCAGCGACCCCTTCTTCGGCCGCGTCGGCCAGATGAAGGCGGTGAGCCAGAAGCAGCAGCAGCTCAAATTCGAGCTTCTGATCCCGCTGCGCTCGGAAGAGCAGCCGACCGCCTGCATGAGCTTCAACTATCATCGTGAGCATTTCGGTACGACCTGGGGCATCCAGGACGCCAATGGCGAGCCGGCCCACACCGGTTGCGTCGCCTTCGGCATGGATCGCCTGGCCGTCGCCATGTTCCATACCCACGGCACCGATCTTTCCGCCTGGCCCGCCAAGGTGCGGGACATCCTTGGCCTGCAGCCGCAGGTCGCGGCCGACGCCCATGGCGAAGGTTGGCGATAA
- a CDS encoding acyl-CoA acyltransferase, translating to MIHTKVRCREITEADVDAVADLLTRGFVGRSHNYWIQGLRRQAFRPVPDGYPRFGYMLDNDGEPVGVLLLIYTAREDGAETAIQCNLSSWYVEPAYRNYAPLLTKIAQRHKHVTYLNISPAPWTWPIVETQGFRAYCRGLFVSVPALSRAPRWSKIEVISQHTKTIEGLSEAETELLTRHARYNCLSLVCRTPKGVFPFILQPVRIRRGFIAPPVMQLIYCRSAAEYAACAGRIGRLLLRLGKVSVIVDSNEPIPGLVGVYTERRGRKYFKGPHRPRLADLTDTELVLYGP from the coding sequence GTGATCCACACCAAGGTCCGATGCCGCGAGATTACGGAAGCCGACGTCGATGCGGTCGCGGACCTCTTGACGCGCGGCTTCGTCGGCCGCTCGCACAATTACTGGATCCAGGGCCTGCGCCGGCAGGCCTTCCGGCCGGTGCCGGACGGCTATCCGCGCTTCGGCTACATGCTCGACAATGACGGCGAACCGGTCGGCGTGCTGCTTCTGATCTACACCGCGCGCGAGGACGGCGCGGAGACCGCCATCCAGTGCAACCTGTCGAGCTGGTATGTCGAGCCGGCCTACCGCAATTACGCGCCTCTGCTGACCAAGATCGCGCAGCGGCACAAGCACGTCACCTATCTCAACATCAGCCCGGCGCCGTGGACCTGGCCGATCGTCGAGACGCAAGGCTTTCGCGCCTATTGTCGCGGTCTGTTCGTCTCGGTTCCGGCGCTGTCACGCGCGCCGCGCTGGAGCAAGATCGAGGTCATCTCCCAGCACACCAAGACGATCGAGGGGCTTTCCGAGGCCGAGACCGAACTGCTGACGCGGCATGCGCGCTACAATTGCCTCAGCCTGGTCTGCCGCACGCCGAAGGGCGTGTTCCCCTTCATCCTGCAACCGGTGCGCATCCGCCGCGGTTTCATCGCACCGCCGGTGATGCAGCTGATCTACTGCCGCAGCGCCGCCGAATACGCCGCCTGCGCCGGCCGCATCGGCAGGCTGCTGCTGCGGCTCGGCAAGGTCTCGGTGATCGTCGATTCCAACGAGCCCATCCCCGGCCTAGTCGGTGTTTATACCGAGCGCCGCGGCCGCAAATATTTCAAGGGCCCGCATCGCCCGCGACTGGCCGATCTCACGGACACCGAACTCGTGCTGTACGGGCCGTAG
- a CDS encoding PAS-domain containing protein, protein MISTRDNELGARREQGQQALLSLSQLALDGMEQGVCVYDADNRIVLVNRRYNELFDLSPDIVRLGTRYRDVLAHSVARGNIPADELDALYASRIALIAAGEPFQTRQTLASGLVITLDLKPLPGGGWMTICDDVSRLARLETELQLQTERSQHALAHMSHGLIMYDADGRVVVCNERFLQFYDLDPDVLKPGVAHSAAIDHWLSRGNRAEMSADAFRDSRINDVLTRSPKTVLVTRYDGRKVQAVSRFMPDGGWVTVHEDVTERLLHEETLKQQNLMLDAALENMAHGLAFYDSDMRLRVCNSTYQKIYRLSPEESKPGTHLSELIERSIANGAFASEYSPQQILEAARARIANRDSSPMRRRMINDTVISVRYCALPEGGFVATYEDITEREHAVEELSEQYRRFDAALNNMSQGLCMLDSSLHVIVCNRRYIEMYGLSPDIVKPGVSMREIMEHSCDLGIHPNTTAAKLYADYVERLREGEHTLHRHLSDGRIIKLNHKRMEHGGWVVTYEDVTERHKAQARVAHMAQHDSLTDLPNRTLFREKMGEGLNQVAIAGGAMAVLCFDLDNFKTVNDRLGHAAGDRLLRWVAARLRENVGEHDTVARLGGDEFAVLQRGPQPQSAERLARRLVEIIGRPPPLESQSIHVGVSVGIAIAPDHGLDADELMKCADLALYQAKAKGRGAYQLFEPRMEEEARSRHALEHDLRSALEGNQFHLVFQPQVRLDTTELTGFEALLRWKHPSRGFVSPAEFIPIAEENGLIVPIGEWVLRTACATAASWPEVTVAVNLSPVQFHARGLVAMVTSALAEAGLPPQRLELEVTETALLDDSEATIEMLHQLRALGVRVSLDDFGVGYSSLSYLRKFPFDRIKIDRSFVGTLGESPESIAIVRTIASLGSVLGVETTAEGVETIEQLDFVRECGCTAVQGYYFGKPCPAAEVELTIATLNAVRRVA, encoded by the coding sequence ATGATTTCGACCCGCGACAACGAGCTCGGTGCACGCCGCGAGCAAGGCCAGCAGGCCCTGCTGTCGCTGAGCCAGCTTGCGCTCGACGGCATGGAACAGGGCGTCTGCGTCTACGATGCCGACAACCGGATCGTGCTGGTCAACCGCCGCTATAACGAGCTGTTCGACTTGTCACCCGACATCGTCCGGCTCGGGACGCGCTACCGCGACGTGCTTGCCCACAGCGTGGCGCGCGGGAATATCCCCGCGGATGAGCTCGACGCGCTCTACGCTTCGCGGATCGCCTTGATTGCGGCTGGCGAGCCGTTCCAGACCAGGCAGACGCTCGCAAGCGGCCTTGTCATCACGCTCGACCTGAAGCCGCTCCCCGGCGGCGGCTGGATGACGATTTGCGACGACGTCAGCCGTCTCGCCCGCCTCGAGACCGAGCTGCAGCTTCAGACCGAGCGCAGCCAGCACGCGCTCGCCCACATGTCGCACGGCCTCATCATGTACGATGCCGACGGCCGCGTCGTCGTCTGCAACGAGCGCTTCCTGCAATTCTACGACCTCGACCCCGACGTCCTGAAGCCGGGCGTCGCGCACAGCGCAGCCATCGACCACTGGCTGTCGCGCGGTAACAGGGCGGAGATGTCCGCAGACGCGTTCCGCGACAGCCGGATCAACGACGTCCTAACCAGGAGCCCGAAGACCGTTCTGGTGACGCGCTATGACGGCCGCAAGGTGCAGGCCGTGTCCCGCTTCATGCCGGACGGCGGCTGGGTCACGGTGCATGAGGACGTGACCGAACGGCTGCTGCATGAAGAAACCCTGAAACAGCAAAACCTCATGCTGGATGCCGCGCTCGAGAACATGGCGCATGGGCTCGCTTTCTACGACAGCGACATGCGCCTGCGCGTCTGCAACTCGACCTATCAGAAGATCTACCGGCTGTCGCCCGAGGAGAGCAAGCCGGGCACGCATCTCTCCGAGCTGATCGAACGGTCGATCGCAAACGGCGCCTTCGCGTCCGAATACAGCCCGCAGCAGATCCTGGAGGCCGCCCGGGCCAGGATCGCGAATCGCGATTCCTCGCCGATGCGCCGGCGCATGATCAACGACACCGTGATCTCGGTGCGCTACTGCGCACTTCCCGAGGGCGGCTTCGTCGCCACCTACGAGGACATCACCGAGCGCGAGCACGCGGTCGAGGAGCTCAGCGAGCAATACCGCCGTTTCGACGCCGCACTGAACAACATGAGCCAGGGACTGTGCATGCTCGATTCGAGCCTGCACGTGATCGTCTGCAACCGCCGTTATATCGAGATGTACGGCCTGTCGCCCGATATCGTGAAACCCGGCGTCTCGATGCGCGAGATCATGGAGCACAGCTGCGATCTCGGCATCCATCCGAACACGACCGCCGCCAAGCTCTATGCCGACTATGTCGAGCGGCTGCGCGAGGGCGAGCATACGCTGCATCGCCATTTGAGCGACGGCCGCATCATCAAGCTCAACCACAAGCGGATGGAGCACGGCGGCTGGGTCGTCACCTATGAAGACGTCACCGAGCGTCACAAGGCCCAGGCGCGCGTCGCGCATATGGCGCAGCACGACTCTCTGACGGACCTGCCCAACCGCACGCTGTTCCGCGAGAAGATGGGCGAAGGGCTGAACCAGGTCGCCATCGCCGGCGGCGCCATGGCCGTGCTTTGCTTCGACCTCGACAATTTCAAGACCGTCAACGACCGGCTCGGCCACGCCGCCGGCGACCGGCTGCTGCGCTGGGTCGCGGCGCGGCTGAGGGAGAACGTCGGCGAGCACGACACCGTCGCCCGCCTCGGCGGCGACGAGTTCGCCGTGCTCCAGCGCGGGCCGCAGCCGCAATCGGCGGAGCGGCTGGCGCGGCGCCTGGTCGAGATCATCGGCCGCCCGCCGCCGCTGGAAAGCCAGTCGATCCATGTCGGCGTCTCGGTCGGCATCGCAATCGCGCCCGATCACGGCCTGGATGCCGACGAGCTGATGAAATGCGCCGATCTCGCGCTGTACCAGGCCAAGGCCAAGGGACGCGGCGCCTATCAGCTGTTCGAGCCCAGGATGGAAGAAGAGGCGCGCAGCCGGCACGCGCTCGAGCACGATCTGCGCAGCGCGCTGGAAGGCAACCAATTCCATCTGGTGTTCCAGCCGCAGGTGCGGCTCGACACCACCGAGCTCACCGGCTTCGAGGCGCTGCTGCGCTGGAAGCATCCCTCGCGCGGCTTCGTCTCGCCGGCCGAGTTCATTCCGATCGCCGAGGAGAACGGCCTGATCGTTCCGATCGGCGAGTGGGTGCTGCGCACCGCCTGCGCCACAGCCGCCTCATGGCCTGAGGTCACGGTCGCGGTGAACCTGTCCCCCGTGCAATTCCACGCGCGCGGACTGGTGGCGATGGTGACGAGCGCGCTTGCGGAAGCCGGCCTGCCGCCGCAACGGCTGGAGCTCGAGGTCACCGAGACGGCGCTGCTCGACGACAGCGAAGCAACGATCGAGATGCTGCATCAGCTCCGCGCGCTCGGCGTGCGCGTCAGCCTGGATGATTTCGGCGTCGGCTATTCCTCGCTCAGCTACCTGCGCAAGTTTCCGTTCGACCGCATCAAGATCGACCGTTCCTTCGTCGGCACGCTCGGCGAAAGCCCGGAGAGCATCGCCATCGTCCGCACCATCGCCAGCCTCGGCTCGGTGCTCGGCGTCGAGACCACGGCGGAAGGCGTCGAGACAATCGAGCAGCTCGACTTCGTCCGCGAATGCGGCTGCACCGCGGTTCAGGGCTATTATTTCGGCAAGCCATGCCCGGCGGCCGAGGTGGAGCTGACCATCGCGACGCTAAACGCGGTCCGCCGCGTGGCGTGA
- a CDS encoding putative bifunctional diguanylate cyclase/phosphodiesterase, with product MTPALPQASEILAALGEALFVWDLASDAIVWGEQAGAIFPGIPAERLATGAEFAKLIEPAQTLRSAALAQTSAVHGADGTPYRVEYGVRMNASDPLVWIEETGRWFAGADGRPTRAIGSIRINNERHARDEELTRLARLDPLTGELNRSHLIAALAEAIEETSRFRSTAAFMLVGIDHLARVNDAFGFDVADAVILDVARRIRTRLRGGDVLGRFSGNKFGLILKNCTVDDMNVAAERFLAGVRDEVVPTKSGPVSVTVSIGAVSLPRYARNTDEAINRAHETLDAAKRRRAGSFAAWRPDATRDAQRRVNIRVTDEIVTALNERRIRLAYEPVVSAATREGAFHECLVRMDQGDGQVLLAPDIVPVAERLGLIRLVDHRVLELVVAELAAAPDVRLSLNISPDTTMDPDWWAGIESLMRAHPGVAERLIVEITETVAIQDIDDVRAFVSRLKNFGSRIAIDDFGAGYTSFRNLRKLGVDIVKIDGAFVQNIIHSADDRAFVQTLIDLARRLDIKTVAEWVQDEEAAAMLRDWGCDYIQGRLIGLASADRPWCQPPDSALPAAS from the coding sequence TTGACCCCTGCATTGCCGCAAGCCTCCGAAATCCTCGCCGCCCTCGGCGAGGCCCTCTTCGTCTGGGATCTCGCCAGCGACGCGATCGTCTGGGGCGAGCAGGCCGGCGCCATCTTCCCCGGCATCCCCGCCGAGCGGCTCGCGACCGGCGCCGAGTTCGCCAAGTTGATCGAGCCAGCGCAAACATTGCGGAGCGCGGCGCTGGCGCAGACCTCCGCCGTGCACGGCGCCGACGGCACGCCCTACCGGGTCGAATATGGCGTGCGCATGAACGCGTCCGATCCCTTGGTCTGGATCGAGGAGACCGGTCGCTGGTTCGCGGGTGCCGACGGTCGCCCGACGCGCGCGATCGGCTCTATCAGGATCAACAACGAGCGGCACGCCCGCGATGAGGAGTTGACCAGGCTTGCCCGGCTCGATCCGCTGACCGGCGAGCTCAACCGCTCGCATCTGATCGCGGCGCTCGCCGAAGCGATCGAGGAGACGAGCCGCTTCCGCTCGACCGCGGCCTTCATGCTGGTCGGGATCGATCATCTTGCCCGCGTCAACGACGCCTTCGGCTTCGATGTGGCCGATGCCGTGATCCTCGACGTCGCCAGAAGGATCCGCACGCGCTTGCGCGGCGGCGACGTGCTCGGCCGTTTCTCGGGCAACAAGTTCGGCCTGATCCTGAAGAATTGCACCGTCGACGACATGAATGTCGCCGCCGAGCGCTTCCTCGCCGGTGTCCGTGACGAGGTGGTGCCGACCAAATCCGGTCCGGTCTCGGTCACCGTCTCGATCGGCGCCGTCAGTCTGCCGCGCTACGCGCGCAACACCGACGAGGCGATCAATCGCGCCCATGAGACGCTGGACGCCGCCAAGCGCCGCCGCGCCGGCTCGTTCGCGGCCTGGCGCCCGGATGCGACCCGTGATGCGCAGCGCCGTGTCAACATCCGGGTCACCGACGAGATCGTCACCGCGCTCAACGAACGTCGGATCAGGCTCGCTTACGAGCCGGTGGTGTCGGCCGCCACGCGCGAGGGTGCATTCCACGAATGCCTGGTGCGGATGGACCAGGGCGATGGCCAGGTGTTGCTCGCACCCGACATCGTGCCGGTCGCCGAGCGGCTCGGCCTGATCAGGCTGGTCGACCATCGCGTGCTCGAGCTCGTGGTCGCCGAGCTTGCAGCGGCGCCCGATGTCAGGCTCAGCCTTAACATCTCGCCCGATACCACAATGGATCCCGACTGGTGGGCCGGTATAGAATCGCTGATGCGCGCCCATCCAGGCGTTGCCGAACGGCTGATCGTGGAGATCACCGAGACGGTCGCGATCCAGGATATCGACGACGTCCGCGCCTTCGTCAGCCGGCTCAAGAATTTCGGCAGCCGCATCGCCATCGACGATTTCGGCGCCGGCTACACCTCGTTCCGCAACTTACGCAAGCTCGGCGTGGATATCGTGAAGATCGACGGTGCCTTCGTGCAGAACATCATCCATTCCGCCGATGACCGCGCCTTCGTGCAGACCCTGATCGACCTCGCCCGCCGCCTCGACATCAAGACCGTGGCCGAATGGGTGCAGGACGAGGAGGCCGCCGCCATGCTGCGCGACTGGGGCTGCGACTACATCCAGGGCCGCCTGATCGGGCTGGCGTCGGCCGATCGTCCGTGGTGTCAGCCGCCGGACAGCGCGCTGCCTGCGGCCAGCTGA
- a CDS encoding helix-turn-helix domain-containing protein, translated as MTKKKEQLSDRFAREMTETADAMHKLGIMDAQAHKLTMRELNRTTSAATVAPLSGAEIRKLREQANMSQAVFAKFLHLTVDHVSKLERGTKRPNGPALVLLNVIRRKGIEAIL; from the coding sequence ATGACCAAGAAGAAAGAGCAACTGTCTGACCGCTTCGCTCGCGAGATGACCGAAACCGCCGACGCCATGCACAAGCTCGGCATCATGGACGCGCAAGCCCACAAGCTGACGATGCGCGAGCTGAACCGCACCACGTCAGCCGCTACCGTGGCACCCCTAAGCGGCGCGGAAATCAGGAAGCTGCGCGAGCAGGCGAACATGAGCCAAGCTGTTTTCGCAAAATTCCTGCATCTGACGGTGGATCATGTGTCCAAATTGGAGCGTGGGACAAAACGTCCGAACGGCCCCGCCCTCGTGCTGCTCAATGTGATCCGCCGAAAAGGTATTGAGGCTATCCTCTGA
- a CDS encoding type II toxin-antitoxin system RelE/ParE family toxin translates to MPVYQLKTFARFARGEKIAAKRLLDAIERAERGLVDADLGGGLIKQRVARQGQGRSGGYRMMIAFRAKDFSLFLFGFAKSDESNVDDRQLAVLRRIATAWLSADAASITKAVQQGELIEVTP, encoded by the coding sequence TTGCCGGTCTACCAGCTCAAAACATTCGCCCGCTTTGCTCGCGGCGAAAAGATTGCGGCGAAACGTCTGCTCGATGCCATTGAACGAGCTGAACGCGGGTTGGTGGATGCCGATCTAGGCGGCGGGCTCATCAAGCAGCGCGTTGCCCGGCAGGGGCAGGGCCGGAGTGGCGGTTATCGTATGATGATCGCATTCCGGGCCAAGGATTTTTCGCTCTTCTTGTTCGGCTTCGCCAAAAGCGATGAGAGCAACGTCGATGATCGGCAGTTGGCCGTCCTGCGCCGGATCGCAACCGCGTGGCTTTCAGCCGATGCCGCGTCGATCACAAAGGCTGTTCAACAGGGGGAGCTCATCGAGGTGACACCATGA
- the rpmF gene encoding 50S ribosomal protein L32 → MAVPRRKTSPSRRGMRRSADAIKKPTYVEDKDSGELRRPHHLDLKTGMYKGRQVLKKKES, encoded by the coding sequence ATGGCCGTTCCGAGACGTAAAACTTCGCCGTCGCGCCGTGGCATGCGCCGCTCGGCAGACGCCATCAAGAAGCCGACCTATGTGGAAGACAAGGACTCCGGCGAGCTCCGTCGTCCGCACCATCTCGACCTCAAGACCGGCATGTACAAGGGTCGTCAGGTCCTGAAGAAGAAAGAGTCCTAA
- the mtgA gene encoding monofunctional biosynthetic peptidoglycan transglycosylase — MRIVKILLVALAIVALVPYVVAPFYRTGHPVSTLMAWRSLTGAPMHRQWIDLAEMSPYLPRSVVAAEDAHFCKHHGIDWGALREAINDAQEDGTAFRGASTITQQVAKNLFLWQGRDFVRKALEFPLALWIDFVLPKHRILEIYLNIAELGPQGQFGAETGSVYAFGKSAANLSPREAALLASILPNPVKRSARVPGPGVRRLAGTYVARAQAAWLLTCWREKR; from the coding sequence TTGCGCATCGTCAAAATCCTGCTGGTAGCGCTCGCGATCGTGGCTCTCGTGCCCTACGTGGTCGCGCCGTTCTATCGCACCGGTCACCCGGTTTCGACGCTGATGGCCTGGCGATCGCTGACCGGCGCGCCGATGCATCGCCAATGGATCGATCTGGCCGAGATGTCGCCTTACCTGCCGCGCTCGGTGGTGGCGGCCGAGGATGCCCATTTCTGCAAGCATCACGGCATCGATTGGGGCGCCCTGCGCGAGGCGATCAACGACGCGCAGGAGGACGGCACCGCCTTCCGCGGCGCCTCCACCATCACCCAGCAGGTGGCGAAAAACCTGTTCCTCTGGCAGGGGCGGGATTTCGTCCGCAAGGCGCTGGAGTTTCCGCTGGCGCTCTGGATCGATTTCGTCCTGCCCAAGCACCGGATCCTGGAAATTTACCTCAACATCGCCGAGCTCGGGCCCCAGGGCCAGTTCGGGGCGGAGACCGGCAGCGTCTATGCCTTCGGCAAGTCGGCCGCCAATCTTTCCCCCCGGGAGGCGGCCCTGCTGGCCTCGATCCTGCCGAATCCGGTCAAACGCAGCGCCAGGGTTCCGGGACCGGGCGTCAGGCGGCTGGCCGGGACCTATGTGGCCAGGGCGCAGGCCGCCTGGCTTTTGACCTGCTGGCGGGAAAAACGCTGA
- a CDS encoding polyprenyl synthetase family protein — protein MTGTSPSDFAKRLDKTADDTEALLGRLLSDDILHDEIARPKRLMDAMRYSSLNGGKRLRPFLVVESAAVFGVPREAALLVGAALECIHCYSLIHDDLPAMDNSDLRRGRPTLHKQTDDATAILAGDGLLTIAFDIITRDEVHRDANVRLLLTRALARCAGIGGMVGGQILDLAGEGRFGGNEAVDVARIQQMKTGALLRYGCIAGALLGQASRQEYQALDDYGRALGEAFQIADDLLDVEGDAAALGKPAGADAVLGKTTFVTQLGIDGAKQRVRDLLARADSAVSIFGDRAAVLQAAARFVAERKN, from the coding sequence ATGACCGGCACGTCCCCGTCCGATTTCGCCAAGCGTCTGGACAAGACCGCTGATGACACCGAAGCCTTGCTCGGGCGTTTGCTGTCGGACGACATCCTGCACGATGAGATCGCCCGCCCCAAGCGGCTGATGGACGCCATGCGCTATTCGAGCCTGAACGGCGGCAAGCGCCTGCGTCCGTTCCTGGTGGTCGAGAGTGCGGCCGTGTTCGGGGTTCCCCGCGAGGCCGCGCTGCTGGTGGGCGCAGCGCTCGAATGCATCCATTGCTATTCGCTGATCCATGACGATCTGCCGGCGATGGACAATTCGGACCTGCGCCGCGGCCGGCCGACCCTGCACAAGCAGACCGATGATGCGACCGCGATCCTCGCCGGCGACGGTCTTTTGACCATCGCTTTCGACATCATCACCCGCGATGAGGTGCATCGCGACGCCAATGTGCGGCTGCTGCTGACGCGCGCGCTGGCACGCTGCGCCGGCATCGGCGGCATGGTCGGCGGCCAGATTCTCGACCTCGCCGGCGAAGGCCGCTTTGGCGGCAACGAGGCTGTTGACGTCGCCCGTATTCAGCAGATGAAGACCGGTGCGCTGCTGCGCTACGGCTGCATCGCCGGCGCGCTTCTCGGCCAGGCTTCTCGACAAGAATATCAGGCGCTCGACGATTACGGCCGCGCGCTCGGCGAGGCCTTCCAGATCGCCGACGATCTGCTCGACGTCGAAGGCGATGCGGCCGCGCTCGGCAAGCCGGCCGGCGCCGATGCCGTGCTCGGCAAGACCACCTTCGTGACCCAGCTCGGCATCGACGGCGCCAAGCAGCGCGTGCGCGACCTGCTGGCCCGCGCCGACAGCGCGGTGTCGATCTTCGGCGACCGCGCCGCCGTGCTGCAAGCCGCCGCGCGGTTTGTGGCCGAACGAAAGAACTGA
- a CDS encoding DUF1345 domain-containing protein — MATDKEDPVLARFRQMSRPMRLIYARPRTFISLAVGLLVCLLIPGSYRLVTRLLFGWDALIAVYLVLVYTMMLCNDHQHIRRAAAMQDDGRFVILLVTAIGAFASIAAIVYELGTPHRGAMELTIAISTIALSWAAVHTTFALHYAHDYYRPPAGGLQFPSGDKEDHADYWDFVYFSFVIGMTAQVSDVGITDKTIRRTATAHGIVSFIYNTALLALTVNIAASAIAT; from the coding sequence ATGGCTACTGACAAAGAAGACCCCGTCCTCGCCCGTTTCCGCCAGATGTCGCGGCCGATGCGGCTGATCTATGCGCGGCCGCGGACCTTCATCTCGCTTGCCGTCGGCCTCCTCGTCTGCCTGCTCATTCCCGGTTCATACCGGCTGGTGACGCGGCTGCTGTTCGGCTGGGACGCACTGATCGCGGTCTATCTCGTGCTGGTCTACACGATGATGCTGTGCAACGACCATCAGCACATCCGCCGTGCGGCGGCGATGCAGGACGACGGCCGTTTCGTGATCCTGCTGGTGACGGCGATCGGTGCGTTCGCCAGCATTGCCGCGATCGTCTATGAGCTCGGCACGCCGCACCGCGGCGCCATGGAGCTGACCATTGCGATCAGCACCATCGCGCTGTCCTGGGCCGCCGTGCACACGACCTTCGCGCTGCATTACGCCCATGACTATTACCGCCCCCCGGCCGGCGGATTGCAGTTTCCGAGCGGCGACAAGGAAGATCACGCGGATTATTGGGACTTCGTCTATTTCTCGTTCGTGATCGGCATGACCGCGCAGGTCTCCGATGTCGGCATCACCGACAAGACCATCCGCCGCACCGCCACCGCGCATGGTATCGTCTCGTTCATCTACAACACCGCCCTGCTGGCGCTTACGGTCAACATCGCGGCGAGCGCGATCGCGACTTGA
- a CDS encoding IS630 family transposase (programmed frameshift), whose translation MAHGEALRIRVIKAVVEDGLSRNEAARIFRVGIASAIRWVKAFEETQRTAALPTGGDRRSVLKPHRDWLLELRRKENDLTLDAIAERLLRRHGVEADKSMLSRFFAGEGISFKKTVHASEQDRPDVVERRQAWRCAQTSLGGRLIFLDETWTTTAMTRRYAWADVGTRALGHAPHGHWKTTTFLAGLTCKGLIAPFVLDGPINAECFFAYVEQILVPALREGDTVILDNLSSHKNEAARRLIADAGASLLFLPPYSPDLNPIEMAFAKLKELLRQAQARTVDALWDLIGRSLSLFTPEECANYIRHCGYNPL comes from the exons ATGGCGCATGGAGAAGCTCTTCGCATTCGGGTGATCAAGGCCGTCGTTGAGGATGGCCTTTCGCGGAACGAGGCGGCCCGGATATTCCGGGTCGGGATCGCGAGCGCGATCCGCTGGGTGAAGGCGTTTGAGGAAACGCAGCGCACGGCGGCTTTGCCGACCGGCGGTGACCGGCGTTCTGTGCTGAAGCCGCATCGGGACTGGCTCTTGGAGCTTCGGCGCAAAGAGAACGATCTGACGCTCGATGCGATCGCCGAGCGACTGCTTCGCAGGCATGGCGTCGAAGCCGACAAGTCGATGCTGTCGCGCTTCTTTGCCGGTGAGGGCATCAGCTTC AAAAAAACCGTGCACGCCAGCGAACAGGATCGTCCCGACGTCGTTGAGCGCCGACAAGCGTGGCGGTGCGCGCAAACCAGCCTTGGCGGTCGGCTCATCTTCCTCGACGAGACCTGGACGACGACGGCGATGACGCGTCGTTACGCCTGGGCCGATGTCGGCACACGCGCCTTGGGCCATGCGCCGCACGGACATTGGAAGACGACGACGTTCCTTGCCGGCCTGACCTGCAAGGGGCTGATAGCGCCGTTTGTGCTCGACGGGCCGATCAACGCCGAGTGCTTCTTCGCCTATGTCGAGCAAATCCTCGTCCCCGCGCTGCGCGAAGGCGACACGGTGATCCTCGACAATTTGTCGAGCCATAAGAACGAAGCGGCTCGGCGTCTCATCGCCGACGCCGGCGCGAGCCTCCTGTTCCTGCCGCCCTACAGCCCCGATCTCAATCCAATCGAGATGGCCTTCGCCAAACTCAAAGAACTGCTGCGCCAAGCCCAAGCTAGAACCGTCGATGCCCTCTGGGACCTCATTGGCCGCTCTCTAAGCCTCTTTACCCCCGAAGAATGCGCCAATTACATCCGTCATTGCGGGTACAATCCGCTTTGA